The genome window GGACGCGCAGCGCGCGACCTTCATGCGCTTGCGCTCCGCATTGGACAGCCGCAGGTGATCGGCCATGTCGTCGAGGTCCGCCTCGCCGCCATCGCTGAGAACCGCCAGCGCAAGCGCGGGTGCGCGCGTCTCCGGCGCCAGGGCATCGAGCGCCCTGAGGTCTTGAAACGGCCGCAGCCCGCCGTGGGTGGCAAGCACCCGCGACACGATGCCGGCCTCGCGCATCGCCAGCACCGTTTCGGGGGCACGCGGTGCCGAGACGAGCTTGCGCATCTCCATCCCGATGCGCTCCGCCGAAAGCCCGGCGAGACCGTCGCGAAGGTCGACGACGGCGGCGAAGCCGGCGGCGTCGAGATCGCCCGCGCCATACTGGGCGTGAAACCGGAAGAAGCGCAGGATACGCAGATAATCCTCCGCGATCCTGAGGCGCGGATCGCCGATGAAACGCACATGCCGCGCTTCCACGTCAGGCAGCCCGCCGACGGGATCGAAGACCTCGCCGCGCCGGTCGCAATAAAGCGCGTTCATCGTGAAATCGCGTCGTTCCGCGTCGTGCAGCCAGTTGCGTCCGAAGCGCACGGTCGCCGAGCGCCCGTGCGTCTCCACGTCCTCGCGCAAGGTGGTGACCTCATAGGGAATGCCGTCGCAGACCAGCGTGACCGTGCCATGGTCGAAGCCGGTCGGCACCGCCTTGAGACCATGTGCCGCCGCCTTTCCCATCACCGTGGACGGCACGGCCGTCGTCGAGATGTCAATGTCCGTCGCGGGCAATCCGAGCAGCGTGTTTCGAACCGCCCCGCCGACCACGCGCGCCTCGTCCCCGTCCGTTTCAAGAGCGTCGAACACGGCCTGAAGCGCAGGCGCCCGCAGCCAGTCTGCCGTAATCCGCGCGGTCATCGCGACAGCCGCCCTATTCGTAGCGACCGGGAATGAACACCCCGTCGCGGAATTCCGAAGGTTGGTAGAGCTTTCCTTCCGGCGGAACCTCGAAGGTTGCAAGCAGGACCATTCCGGAAATGGCGAGGGCGAAACCGCCGATCACCATCCAGATCAACGGTCCATTGCGCCAGTTTTCGGAGGTCTGGGCCTTCTTGTTGACGTAGAGCCAGACCGCATATCCGAGAAAGGGAAGCGAAAACAGAAACAGTTGGGTGAGAACGACACGCAGCATCAGCGGGAAACCGTTTCGTACAAGAGCCTCAGGATCCCGGCAGTCACGCCCCAGATGTAGCGCTCCCTGTAGGGCATGGCGTAGAAATAGCGCGGCTTGCCGGCAAGCATCCGGCTTTGCCGCTGGTGATTGGCCTCGTCCATCAGGAAGGCGAGCGGAACCTCGAAAAGCTCCGCAACCTCCCCCGGGTCCGGCGTCAGACGCGCTGCCGGGTCGACCAGGGCAACCACCGGCGCCACCCTATACCCGGATCCGGTCAGATAGGTGGGAAGAATGCCGGCGGGCCGGACAAACCCCGGAGACAGGCCGATCTCCTCCTCCGCCTCGCGCAAGGCGGCGGCCAGCGGACCATCGTCATGCGGCTCGATCTTGCCGCCGGGAAGCGAGATCTGTCCGGCATGCGAGGGCAGATGGTCCGTGCGCTGGGTCAGGATGATGCTCGCGCCCTTGGCCCGTTCGATCACCGCAATCAGCACCGCCGCATCGCGCGGCGGCCGCGTGGCGAAGGCGAAAGGCCCCATTTCGGGATTGAGAACATGGTCTCCGACCTCACCGCGCGCTGCGAGATCGATTCTCTCCTTCGCATGCAGCGTGAAGGCTTCGGCGGACCCAAGATAGTCCCGGTCCTGTGCATCGGCTGCACAACTCACGGCGCATCCTCGCCGTCGGGCGCGGCGACCTCTTCGGGAACCGGAAAGAAAACGCCGCCGCTCCAGACACCCAGGCGTTCGGCGTTTTCGGGATCTTCCTCCAGCATCTCCGCGAACTGGTGCAACAAGGGCCGCGAGAACAGCGCCTCCAGTCCGCGCCGCACGGTGACGTAGGGCTTCAGCCCGCCGGTCTCCGCTTCTGCCGAAAAGCGCAAGGGATGGTCGGCATCGACCCGCACCACATCGCCGACATTGGTGCGAAGTGTCATCACACGGTCGCGGCCCTCGCCCTCGGCAAACAGTTCGACGGCGAGAAACGGCGCGTCGTCGACGGTGATTCCGATCCGCTCGACCGGGGTCACGAGATAGTGACGACCGTCGTCGTCGCGGCGCAGCACGGAGGCGAACAGACGCACGAGACGCTCGCGCCCGATCGGCGAGCCGAGATAATGCCATTGCCCGTCGGCGGAGATCCGAATGTCGATTTCCCCGCAATAGGGCGGATTCCAGCGTTCCACCGGCGGAATCCCGCGTCCGTCTCCGGCGCGCGCGACGAGATCCGCAAGCCCCTCGGGAATTGCATCCGGCCCGTCCGGGCGAATGTCGTCCGTCGCTTTTTGCGTCAATCCAGTTGTCCCCGCCATGATTTGGCCCATACCCTGTTTTGACATGGATGAATACGGTCGGCCATTCCCATAAGGAGGTGGGGCGGCCCGCCGTCAACGCAAGAGGGTGCGTCGGGATGCCCTGCCACCGGCTTACGGCGCGGGCAGGAGGCTGTCAAACGGACCCGGGCGCTACGGATGGGCCGGACGGGTCGACACGGATCCGAATGCGCGTGCGACAAGAGACGCGGGACGGCCCATACTGGGCACAGCATCAGGAAGGACGCAGCGGACATGAGTGCCATCACGCAACCGGATATCGACCCGGAGGAGATTGCCCGCGACACCGAGGCCGCCATGGAGAAGATCTCCGCAGCGCGGCGCGAAATCGCGCGGATCATCTTCGGCCAGGAAAGCGTCGTCGAACGCGCGCTCGTGACGCTCCTGTCCGGCGGACACGGCCTGCTTGTCGGCGTTCCGGGCCTCGCCAAGACCAAACTGGTGGAAACGCTCGGCACCGTTTTGGGACTCGACGCGCGGCGCATCCAGTTCACCCCCGACCTGATGCCCTCCGACATTCTCGGCGCCGAGGTGATGGACCAGGCCCCCGACGGCAGCCGCGAGTTCCGTTTCATCAAGGGGCCGGTGTTTTCCCAGCTTCTCATGGCCGACGAGATCAACCGCGCCAGCCCGCGCACCCAGTCCGCGCTGCTGCAGGCGATGCAGGAGTATCATGTGACGATCGCCGGGCAGCCCTACGACCTGCCGCGACCGTTCCATGTGCTGGCCACGCAAAACCCGCTGGAGCAGGAAGGCACCTACCCGCTGCCCGAGGCTCAGCTCGACCGCTTCCTGATGCAGATCGACGTCCATTATCCCGACCGCGACGCGGAACGCCGCATCCTGATGGAAACGACCGGTGCGCATGACGCGGATGCCGAGGCCGTGATGGACGGCGACGCCCTGATTGGTTGCCAACAGCTCGTCCGGCGCATGCCGGTCGGCGAAAGCGTCGTCGAGGCCATTCTTGAGCTGGTGCGCTCGGCGCGCCCCGGGGAAACCGACGACGACCTTGCCGGTCTGATCGCATGGGGTCCGGGCCCGCGGGCCAGCCAGGCGCTGATGCTCACCGTGCGCGCCCGCGCCCTGGTCGACGGGCGCCTCGCGCCGTCGGTCGACGACGTGCTCGCGCTCGCCGAGCCGGTTCTCCAGCACCGCATGGCGCTGACCTTTGCCGCACGTGCCGACGGTCACACCATTCGCAGCCTGATCGGGCGCGTCAAAAGCCGGATCGGGTAACCGCCGATGGAGGGCTTCCCGCGCTTCGCAACGAGCCGTTCCGCCGCCCGTGAGAACCCGGAGGGCGACGCCTGGCCGAAGGTGGTCGCGCGGGCGCGCTCGCTCGCCGACGCGCTGCCCGACCTGCTCGTCGAGGCACGTCAGGTGGCGATGACGGTCAACGCCGGCTGGCACGGCCGCCGGCGTGCAGGCTCCGGCGAGA of Stappia sp. ES.058 contains these proteins:
- a CDS encoding CCA tRNA nucleotidyltransferase; translation: MTARITADWLRAPALQAVFDALETDGDEARVVGGAVRNTLLGLPATDIDISTTAVPSTVMGKAAAHGLKAVPTGFDHGTVTLVCDGIPYEVTTLREDVETHGRSATVRFGRNWLHDAERRDFTMNALYCDRRGEVFDPVGGLPDVEARHVRFIGDPRLRIAEDYLRILRFFRFHAQYGAGDLDAAGFAAVVDLRDGLAGLSAERIGMEMRKLVSAPRAPETVLAMREAGIVSRVLATHGGLRPFQDLRALDALAPETRAPALALAVLSDGGEADLDDMADHLRLSNAERKRMKVARCASDIPRGWDEARPAPVAKTEILRLLFLAGREAAIDGLLHAWANAGVGPEDELFADALTLLRDAEIPVFPLTGKDLVSTGVPAGPAVGEGLQKARAAWIDSGFALDREALVAVATGA
- a CDS encoding DUF6111 family protein encodes the protein MLRVVLTQLFLFSLPFLGYAVWLYVNKKAQTSENWRNGPLIWMVIGGFALAISGMVLLATFEVPPEGKLYQPSEFRDGVFIPGRYE
- a CDS encoding CoA pyrophosphatase gives rise to the protein MSCAADAQDRDYLGSAEAFTLHAKERIDLAARGEVGDHVLNPEMGPFAFATRPPRDAAVLIAVIERAKGASIILTQRTDHLPSHAGQISLPGGKIEPHDDGPLAAALREAEEEIGLSPGFVRPAGILPTYLTGSGYRVAPVVALVDPAARLTPDPGEVAELFEVPLAFLMDEANHQRQSRMLAGKPRYFYAMPYRERYIWGVTAGILRLLYETVSR
- a CDS encoding DUF1285 domain-containing protein — encoded protein: MTQKATDDIRPDGPDAIPEGLADLVARAGDGRGIPPVERWNPPYCGEIDIRISADGQWHYLGSPIGRERLVRLFASVLRRDDDGRHYLVTPVERIGITVDDAPFLAVELFAEGEGRDRVMTLRTNVGDVVRVDADHPLRFSAEAETGGLKPYVTVRRGLEALFSRPLLHQFAEMLEEDPENAERLGVWSGGVFFPVPEEVAAPDGEDAP
- a CDS encoding MoxR family ATPase — encoded protein: MSAITQPDIDPEEIARDTEAAMEKISAARREIARIIFGQESVVERALVTLLSGGHGLLVGVPGLAKTKLVETLGTVLGLDARRIQFTPDLMPSDILGAEVMDQAPDGSREFRFIKGPVFSQLLMADEINRASPRTQSALLQAMQEYHVTIAGQPYDLPRPFHVLATQNPLEQEGTYPLPEAQLDRFLMQIDVHYPDRDAERRILMETTGAHDADAEAVMDGDALIGCQQLVRRMPVGESVVEAILELVRSARPGETDDDLAGLIAWGPGPRASQALMLTVRARALVDGRLAPSVDDVLALAEPVLQHRMALTFAARADGHTIRSLIGRVKSRIG